A genomic region of Notamacropus eugenii isolate mMacEug1 chromosome 3, mMacEug1.pri_v2, whole genome shotgun sequence contains the following coding sequences:
- the KCTD17 gene encoding BTB/POZ domain-containing protein KCTD17 isoform X3, giving the protein MRMEAGGEVQAAERDRGPHAPPLVPATGPGVGGTAARAPGSWGKWVRLNVGGTIFLTTRQTLCREQKSFLSRLCQGEELQSDRDETGAYLIDRDPTYFGPILNFLRHGKLVLDKDMAEEGVLEEAEFYNIGPLIRIIKDRLEEKDYTVTQVPPKHVYRVLQCQEEELTQMVSTMSDGWRFEQLVNIGSSYNYGNEDQAEFLCVVSKELYNSPNGLSSEPSRKAKSTEEDLEEEERQEEEEEEEEEEVVQVDEVQVEPEADSDEKAVTSQRLPDVRTLIIFREFLFSVLKSLFLYCGLRQRSWAEADCPVSYPHPSPFQALPLVPSPPKPRRWHRVFTLVGQAGVGAIEMGIFTFQQ; this is encoded by the exons ATGAGGATGGAAGCGGGTGGGGAAGTGCAGGCGGCGGAGCGGGACCGGGGGCCCCACGCGCCGCCACTTGTCCCCGCGACCGGCCCGGGCGTTGGGGGAACCGCAGCCCGTGCCCCGGGCAGCTGGGGCAAGTGGGTCAGGCTCAACGTGGGGGGCACGATCTTTCTGACCACCAGGCAGACGCTATGCCGCGAGCAGAAGTCTTTCCTCAGCCGTCTCTGCCAAGGGGAGGAGCTCCAGTCTGACCGG GATGAAACAGGGGCATATCTCATAGACCGGGATCCCACCTACTTTGGCCCAATCCTGAATTTTCTTCGTCATGGCAAACTCGTTTTGGACAAGGATATGGCTGAAGAGG GGGTTCTGGAGGAAGCCGAATTCTATAACATTGGCCCCTTGATTCGGATCATCAAGGACCGACTGGAGGAGAAGGACTACACGGTGACTCAG GTGCCTCCTAAGCATGTGTACCGAGTATTGCAATGTCAGGAGGAAGAGCTCACTCAGATGGTCTCCACCATGTCTGATGGTTGGAGGTTTGAGCAG CTGGTGAACATTGGGTCCTCTTATAACTATGGGAATGAGGACCAGGCAGAATTCCTGTGTGTCGTCTCCAAGGAGCTGTATAACTCTCCCAATGGATTGAGTTCAGAGCCCAGCCGGAAAGCCAAG AGCACGGAGGAGGATCTGGAGGAGGAAGAgcggcaggaggaggaggaggaggaggaggaggaggaggttgtGCAGGTGGATGAGGTGCAGGTGGAACCCGAGGCAGATTCGGACGAGAAAG CTGTTACAAGCCAGAGGCTCCCAGATGTGAGAACATTGATCATCTTCCgggaatttttgttttctgttctgaaaTCTTTATTTTTGTACTGTGGCCTGCGGCAGCGTTCCTGGGCTGAAGCAGATTGCCCCGTCAGTTACCCTCATCCCTCTCCTTTCCAGGCACTCCCTCTGGTtccttctccccccaaacccaggaGATGGCACAGAGTATTCACTTTGGTTGGTCAGGCCGGGGTAGGGGCAATTGAGATGGGGATTTTTACATTTCAGCAGTGA
- the KCTD17 gene encoding BTB/POZ domain-containing protein KCTD17 isoform X1 translates to MRMEAGGEVQAAERDRGPHAPPLVPATGPGVGGTAARAPGSWGKWVRLNVGGTIFLTTRQTLCREQKSFLSRLCQGEELQSDRDETGAYLIDRDPTYFGPILNFLRHGKLVLDKDMAEEGVLEEAEFYNIGPLIRIIKDRLEEKDYTVTQVPPKHVYRVLQCQEEELTQMVSTMSDGWRFEQLVNIGSSYNYGNEDQAEFLCVVSKELYNSPNGLSSEPSRKAKSTEEDLEEEERQEEEEEEEEEEVVQVDEVQVEPEADSDEKVQLSRDRAHSLPFSPSHLPPLVPLSPPEGSISSPPTSASSWISSAPCFLSLTSCPCFLSSYSPLLRGAHTISAPPGQGSSNIDVQGSSV, encoded by the exons ATGAGGATGGAAGCGGGTGGGGAAGTGCAGGCGGCGGAGCGGGACCGGGGGCCCCACGCGCCGCCACTTGTCCCCGCGACCGGCCCGGGCGTTGGGGGAACCGCAGCCCGTGCCCCGGGCAGCTGGGGCAAGTGGGTCAGGCTCAACGTGGGGGGCACGATCTTTCTGACCACCAGGCAGACGCTATGCCGCGAGCAGAAGTCTTTCCTCAGCCGTCTCTGCCAAGGGGAGGAGCTCCAGTCTGACCGG GATGAAACAGGGGCATATCTCATAGACCGGGATCCCACCTACTTTGGCCCAATCCTGAATTTTCTTCGTCATGGCAAACTCGTTTTGGACAAGGATATGGCTGAAGAGG GGGTTCTGGAGGAAGCCGAATTCTATAACATTGGCCCCTTGATTCGGATCATCAAGGACCGACTGGAGGAGAAGGACTACACGGTGACTCAG GTGCCTCCTAAGCATGTGTACCGAGTATTGCAATGTCAGGAGGAAGAGCTCACTCAGATGGTCTCCACCATGTCTGATGGTTGGAGGTTTGAGCAG CTGGTGAACATTGGGTCCTCTTATAACTATGGGAATGAGGACCAGGCAGAATTCCTGTGTGTCGTCTCCAAGGAGCTGTATAACTCTCCCAATGGATTGAGTTCAGAGCCCAGCCGGAAAGCCAAG AGCACGGAGGAGGATCTGGAGGAGGAAGAgcggcaggaggaggaggaggaggaggaggaggaggaggttgtGCAGGTGGATGAGGTGCAGGTGGAACCCGAGGCAGATTCGGACGAGAAAG tgCAGCTGTCTCGGGATCGTGctcattctctccccttctcGCCGTCTCATCTTCCTCCGCttgttcctctctctcctcctgaaGGGTCCATCTCATCTCCACCCACTTCTGCCTCCTCCTGGATCTCATCTGctccctgcttcctctctctcacctcttgcCCCTGTTTCCTCTCTTCCTACTCCCCCCTCCTGAGGGGTGCTCACACCATCAGTGCCCCCCCAGGGCAGGGTTCCTCCAACATCGATGTCCAGGGCAGCTCAGTGTAA
- the KCTD17 gene encoding BTB/POZ domain-containing protein KCTD17 isoform X2: MRMEAGGEVQAAERDRGPHAPPLVPATGPGVGGTAARAPGSWGKWVRLNVGGTIFLTTRQTLCREQKSFLSRLCQGEELQSDRDETGAYLIDRDPTYFGPILNFLRHGKLVLDKDMAEEGVLEEAEFYNIGPLIRIIKDRLEEKDYTVTQVPPKHVYRVLQCQEEELTQMVSTMSDGWRFEQLVNIGSSYNYGNEDQAEFLCVVSKELYNSPNGLSSEPSRKAKLLQARGSQM; this comes from the exons ATGAGGATGGAAGCGGGTGGGGAAGTGCAGGCGGCGGAGCGGGACCGGGGGCCCCACGCGCCGCCACTTGTCCCCGCGACCGGCCCGGGCGTTGGGGGAACCGCAGCCCGTGCCCCGGGCAGCTGGGGCAAGTGGGTCAGGCTCAACGTGGGGGGCACGATCTTTCTGACCACCAGGCAGACGCTATGCCGCGAGCAGAAGTCTTTCCTCAGCCGTCTCTGCCAAGGGGAGGAGCTCCAGTCTGACCGG GATGAAACAGGGGCATATCTCATAGACCGGGATCCCACCTACTTTGGCCCAATCCTGAATTTTCTTCGTCATGGCAAACTCGTTTTGGACAAGGATATGGCTGAAGAGG GGGTTCTGGAGGAAGCCGAATTCTATAACATTGGCCCCTTGATTCGGATCATCAAGGACCGACTGGAGGAGAAGGACTACACGGTGACTCAG GTGCCTCCTAAGCATGTGTACCGAGTATTGCAATGTCAGGAGGAAGAGCTCACTCAGATGGTCTCCACCATGTCTGATGGTTGGAGGTTTGAGCAG CTGGTGAACATTGGGTCCTCTTATAACTATGGGAATGAGGACCAGGCAGAATTCCTGTGTGTCGTCTCCAAGGAGCTGTATAACTCTCCCAATGGATTGAGTTCAGAGCCCAGCCGGAAAGCCAAG CTGTTACAAGCCAGAGGCTCCCAGATGTGA